The genomic interval TGAATGACGAGATGGTTGCCCAATTGAGTGGCTTGAAGGGCCTGACAAGCCTGGCCCTGACGAACTCGGTGATCAATGATTCGGGCGTTGAGACGATCGTAAAGTCGTTCCCGGAGTTGACGGAACTGGATCTGTCCTCAAACACGAACATGACAAACGGCGTGGTCAAGATCATTAGCAATCTTGGCAAGCTGCAACGACTGACGTTGGTTCAAAACCAGATCAACGATATCGGTGCTCAGCGACTTTCGAAGTTGCAAGAGCTTCGTTCGCTTGACCTGCGTGGCAACATGGAGGCGGGCGATATGACATTGGAAGTGGTCGCCGGACTGCCTCATCTTCAGTCATTCAAGCATCGAAGCACTGCCGTCAACGATTCGGGACTTGAGTATCTCAGTCAGGGGCAGGCATTGGAGTCACTGCTTCTGCAGGATTTCGTAATCACCGATCAATCCGGCCCGCATCTGGCAAAACTCAGCAAGCTGTCGCAACTCGAAATCTTCCGCTGCCAGGGATTCGGGTCCGACGGGGTGCTGGCCCTCAAGGGAATGGGGCTCATCCGGTTGACGCTACGCGACTTGCCCAATGTTGACGACCGCGCCATGGAGGTCTTCGACGATCTGCCCCAACTACGCAGGCTCTATCTCCACGAACTAACGTCCGTGGGTGACGCGGGCTTAAAGCATCTCGCAGGCCTCAAGTCGCTGGAGTTGCTGGATATCTGGACCGTGCCTCAGATGACGGATGAGACAGTTGATGTGATTAGCCAGTTA from Schlesneria paludicola DSM 18645 carries:
- a CDS encoding leucine-rich repeat domain-containing protein; this encodes MANFNWLRGTVACIVLGSSCLTGCTKPQSGSETPISTEGSSKLATQVDSKAASTAEAKDVTAAKARIAALGSRSKYAPKDGNLLTEIVIQDGSNLQSEDLVLFGKLSDLKKLQIFNCRTLNDEMVAQLSGLKGLTSLALTNSVINDSGVETIVKSFPELTELDLSSNTNMTNGVVKIISNLGKLQRLTLVQNQINDIGAQRLSKLQELRSLDLRGNMEAGDMTLEVVAGLPHLQSFKHRSTAVNDSGLEYLSQGQALESLLLQDFVITDQSGPHLAKLSKLSQLEIFRCQGFGSDGVLALKGMGLIRLTLRDLPNVDDRAMEVFDDLPQLRRLYLHELTSVGDAGLKHLAGLKSLELLDIWTVPQMTDETVDVISQLPNLKDLSIRVTGVTDSAIDKLLTMKSLQSLTFKENGSITAEGLKKLSARKWSKLDLGTSNQSDGNDAAAQ